A single genomic interval of Carassius gibelio isolate Cgi1373 ecotype wild population from Czech Republic chromosome A22, carGib1.2-hapl.c, whole genome shotgun sequence harbors:
- the LOC127943130 gene encoding cyclin-T2, which translates to MMAAVQQGSSKWLFTREQLENTPSRRCGVEFDRELSYRQQAANLIQDMGQRLNVSQLTINTAIVYMHRFYMLNSFTKFHRNIISPTTLFLAAKVEEQPRKLEHVIKVAHACLNPQDPPLDTKSNVYLQQAQELVLLETIVLQTLGFEITIDHPHTDVVRCSQLVRASKDLAQTSYFMATNSLHLTTFCLQHKPTVVACVCIHLACKWSNWEIPVSSDGKHWWEYVDRSVTLQLLDDLTHEILQILEKTPSRLKRIRNWRASQAAKKPKLDNQSLDGSFQTSLSQDTSLMASMCDISGGMYSEPSTSFPLDGASLSLNGLSNLQSSSFSFPTPISQSADAFLALQGVQVSKHGHAPAPLPPQKLTLEKYREKHAAELEQRRRHEEEDGDQHRKHGHFSSEPSTSIRVKYSQQQVSERSLKSGSLKRRHPSSSENGSASQEELKMKIKVSSESSGHSKSRHSPRSSREKHREHSSHKAGRHDSSHSHGSHHHHHHHHHSSKSHRSSKSHSSSSSSSTVSVNQTIGHAQLKIDKRLGEGQSSEPNAALINNGPHMDYEDTFNILDSLLNAHNF; encoded by the exons ATGATGGCGGCGGTGCAGCAGGGCTCCAGCAAATGGCTCTTCACCCGAGAACAGCTCGAAAACACGCCGTCCCGCCGCTGCGGAGTCGAGTTCGACCGCGAGCTCTCATACCGACAGCAAGCCGCCAACCTTATTCAGGATATGGGACAGCGATTAAACGT ATCCCAGCTTACGATTAACACAGCAATCGTCTATATGCACCGGTTTTACATGCTTAATTCCTTTACAAAATTCCATAGAAAT ATCATTTCTCCCACCACACTCTTTCTGGCCGCTAAGGTGGAGGAACAGCCAAGGAAACTTGAACACGTTATTAAAGTAGCACATGCTTGCCTGAACCCTCAGGACCCTCCACTGGACACCAAGAGCAAT GTGTACCTCCAGCAGGCTCAAGAGCTGGTGCTGTTGGAGACCATAGTGCTGCAGACTCTCG GCTTTGAGATAACAATAGATCATCCACACACAGATGTGGTGAGATGTTCCCAGCTAGTGCGAG CAAGCAAGGACTTGGCCCAGACCTCCTATTTCATGGCTACCAACAG TTTGCACCTGACCACCTTCTGCCTGCAGCACAAACCCACAGTGGTGGCGTGTGTCTGTATTCATCTGGCCTGCAAGTGGTCCAATTGGGAGATTCCTGTCTCTTCAGATGGGAAACACTGGTGGGAATATGTCGACCGGTCCGTGACTTTGCAGCTGCTTGATG ACTTGACTCATGAGATTCTCCAGATCCTGGAAAAAACTCCAAGCAGATTAAAAAGAATCCGAAACTGGCGG GCCAGTCAAGCTgccaagaaaccaaaactcgacaACCAATCTTTAGACGGTTCCTTCCAGACATCCCTGAGCCAGGACACTTCATTAATGGCTAGCATGTGTGACATCAGTGGGGGGATGTATTCTGAACCATCCACCTCGTTCCCATTGGATGGGGCATCATTGTCACTCAACGGCCTGTCGAACCTGCAGAGTTCTTCTTTCAGCTTTCCTACACCAATTTCCCAGAGCGCAGATGCATTTCTTGCACTCCAGGGGGTGCAGGTGAGCAAACACGGACACGCCCCAGCACCTCTTCCCCCTCAGAAACTCACTCTAGAGAAATACCGTGAAAAACATGCGGCCGAATTAGAGCAAAGACGCAGACACGAAGAGGAGGACGGCGACCAGCATCGAAAACACGGACATTTCTCGTCCGAACCATCTACGTCAATCAGGGTGAAGTATTCCCAACAGCAGGTATCGGAGCGATCTTTGAAGAGTGGGTCGCTCAAACGACGCCACCCTTCCTCGTCTGAGAATGGTTCTGCTAGTCAAGAAGAGCTGAAAATGAAAATCAAGGTTTCATCCGAAAGTAGCGGCCACAGTAAGAGCCGTCACAGTCCACGCTCGAGCCGTGAGAAGCATCGCGAACATTCATCGCACAAAGCAGGGAGACACGATTCGTCACACTCACACGGtagccaccaccaccaccaccatcaccaccatTCATCCAAATCTCACCGATCTTCCAAAAGccactcctcttcctcctcctcttccactGTATCTGTCAATCAAACAATAGGCCACGCCCAGTTGAAGATTGACAAGAGGCTGGGGGAGGGGCAGAGTTCTGAGCCCAACGCTGCTTTAATAAATAACGGTCCACACATGGATTATGAAGACACTTTCAATATTCTTGATTCCCTATTAAATGCACACAACTTCTAA